A region from the Candidatus Methylacidiphilales bacterium genome encodes:
- the def gene encoding peptide deformylase, translating into MALKIVRYGNPVLREVGKPVTFPLSEGWRRLLQEMLLTMRGVNGVGLAAQQVGYALQLAVIDVRGVEDRPSRLWREGKEVEIEREMPLYLINPEVELTKSKLRESEGCLSFPNLSLMISRSKRVRFKTYDFEGRVVNYEATGLLARAVQHEFDHLQGRLFIDYLSASERSEIKDRLDAIKNGED; encoded by the coding sequence ATGGCACTGAAGATTGTCAGGTATGGGAATCCGGTGTTGCGTGAGGTGGGGAAACCGGTGACGTTTCCTTTGAGCGAGGGGTGGCGGAGATTGTTGCAGGAGATGTTGTTGACGATGAGGGGTGTGAATGGGGTGGGGCTTGCTGCTCAACAAGTCGGCTACGCTTTGCAACTTGCAGTTATTGACGTTCGCGGTGTAGAGGATCGGCCTAGTCGTTTGTGGCGAGAGGGGAAAGAGGTGGAGATTGAGCGGGAGATGCCGCTTTATTTGATCAATCCAGAGGTTGAGTTGACGAAGTCTAAGCTTAGAGAGAGTGAAGGGTGTTTGAGTTTTCCTAATCTTTCGCTTATGATAAGCCGGTCGAAGCGAGTGCGTTTTAAAACATATGATTTTGAGGGTAGGGTGGTGAATTATGAGGCTACGGGTTTGTTAGCCCGTGCTGTGCAACATGAGTTTGATCATTTACAGGGGCGTCTTTTTATTGACTATCTGAGTGCCTCGGAGCGATCGGAGATTAAGGATAGACTGGATGCAATTAAAAATGGGGAAGACTAG
- a CDS encoding PhoH family protein, with the protein METTETINFENGHALHELLTADPQHLEILQKTFAVKIITRDGWLKIQGTPQNTALVRQVIQELQTAKNLGMTIRRHEFIHAIENTRQALNIPLASLQENKIHTSAKRPPVVAKTLNQKLYLDAISRHDLVFGLGPAGTGKTFLAVACALTALKSESVKRIILTRPAVEAGEALGFLPGDLREKILPYLRPLYDAINILLDPEEIAKANERQTIEIAPLAYMRGRTLSHAFVILDEAQNTTPEQMFMLLTRLGPGSKCVVTGDPSQCDLPRSRPSGLQEAILALKGIPEIPFIYFQETDVIRHELVQKIIVAYRNHRQRNDSAQTTPS; encoded by the coding sequence ATGGAGACTACTGAGACGATTAACTTCGAAAATGGTCACGCCCTTCACGAGCTCCTCACAGCCGACCCGCAACACCTAGAAATCTTACAAAAAACTTTCGCCGTCAAAATCATCACACGCGACGGTTGGCTCAAAATCCAAGGCACACCGCAAAACACTGCACTCGTCCGCCAAGTCATCCAAGAACTCCAAACGGCAAAAAATCTCGGCATGACCATCCGCCGCCACGAATTCATTCATGCTATCGAAAATACACGGCAAGCCCTAAACATTCCCCTAGCCTCGCTCCAAGAAAACAAAATTCACACCTCAGCCAAACGCCCACCAGTTGTCGCAAAAACACTCAACCAAAAACTCTACCTCGACGCCATCTCTCGTCATGATCTCGTCTTTGGCCTAGGACCCGCCGGCACAGGCAAAACCTTCCTCGCAGTCGCCTGCGCACTCACTGCCCTAAAAAGCGAATCCGTCAAACGGATCATCCTCACCCGCCCCGCAGTCGAGGCCGGTGAAGCCCTCGGCTTCTTGCCCGGTGATCTACGTGAAAAAATACTACCGTATCTTCGCCCCTTATATGACGCCATAAACATCCTCCTTGATCCCGAAGAAATCGCCAAAGCCAATGAACGCCAAACTATCGAAATCGCTCCCCTAGCTTACATGCGCGGGCGGACCCTCTCCCACGCCTTCGTAATACTCGACGAAGCCCAAAACACCACACCCGAACAAATGTTCATGCTTCTCACCCGCCTTGGCCCCGGCTCAAAATGTGTCGTAACGGGAGACCCCTCACAATGCGACTTACCCCGATCTCGGCCATCCGGCCTACAAGAAGCCATCTTAGCCTTAAAAGGCATCCCCGAAATCCCTTTCATCTACTTCCAAGAAACAGACGTCATCCGCCACGAGCTTGTGCAAAAAATTATCGTCGCCTACCGTAACCATCGGCAACGGAATGATTCCGCCCAGACAACCCCCTCATGA
- a CDS encoding HDIG domain-containing protein — MIHWFQRRLLIQKGLATEKQRRSQIPRVLFERLDNSQNLRLLICALFTLFILYFSWNATPAPLLTLSETRILTLLALPLTYLLFRILLPPVHATNSRLFLHLSAIALNILAHQATHYWFRAETQDTLLSAVYYTTIPFAPLLLTVLLGQPAGIFATLTTSYFSTLLIEPTLSFLVLNLISGLLVTTFSHNIRKRSDIVRAGAIAGATTSAIAFILAFMQPYNSILLFGQPIACFVIGIFTAMVVNSLLPLIESLFRISTNISWIELCDLNHPLLRELSIRAPGTYQHSQMVANLAESAAHAIGANGTLCRVMAYFHDIGKMTKPEYFTENAGSDNPHKELTPTMSALIIISHVKEGLDLAIKHKLQPEILDAIQQHHGDSIVYYFYRRALQQAEDARLGSLIMDMPDEPTDEISQEPFRYPGPRPQTKEIAIVSLADAIEGASRSLQKPTPQRIEDLVQDIIRQKINQQQLTDCHLTFNELEIIKDSFTTTLKSILHSRIAYPKHEKNNPSPPHPPSSPKSTTPASTSS; from the coding sequence ATGATTCACTGGTTTCAACGCCGCCTGCTCATTCAAAAAGGCCTTGCAACTGAGAAGCAGCGCCGCTCCCAAATCCCACGCGTCCTCTTTGAGCGCCTCGATAACTCCCAAAACCTACGCCTACTGATTTGTGCCCTCTTCACCCTCTTCATCCTCTATTTTAGTTGGAACGCCACACCCGCACCCCTCCTAACTCTCAGCGAGACCCGCATCCTCACACTACTAGCATTACCGCTCACCTACTTACTTTTTCGCATCTTGCTTCCCCCTGTTCATGCTACAAACTCACGGCTCTTTCTCCACCTTAGCGCAATAGCCCTAAATATCTTGGCTCACCAAGCCACTCATTACTGGTTCCGCGCCGAGACACAAGACACCCTTCTCTCCGCAGTCTACTACACCACCATCCCCTTTGCTCCCCTTCTCCTCACAGTTCTTTTAGGGCAACCCGCTGGCATTTTTGCAACCCTCACTACAAGTTATTTCTCCACCCTCCTGATTGAGCCTACACTGAGCTTTCTCGTCCTCAACCTCATCTCTGGACTCCTCGTCACGACATTCAGCCACAATATCCGCAAACGCAGCGACATCGTTCGTGCCGGCGCCATCGCAGGAGCCACGACATCAGCCATAGCTTTCATCCTCGCATTCATGCAGCCCTACAATTCCATCCTTCTCTTCGGACAACCCATCGCCTGTTTCGTCATCGGCATCTTCACCGCGATGGTCGTCAACAGCCTCCTCCCTCTTATCGAATCCCTCTTCAGAATATCCACCAACATCTCATGGATCGAGCTATGCGACCTCAATCACCCCCTTCTTCGAGAACTTTCCATCCGCGCACCCGGCACCTACCAACATTCCCAAATGGTCGCCAACCTCGCTGAATCCGCCGCCCACGCCATCGGAGCAAACGGCACCCTCTGCCGCGTAATGGCCTACTTTCACGACATCGGAAAAATGACCAAACCCGAATACTTCACCGAAAACGCAGGCTCCGACAATCCGCACAAAGAACTCACACCGACCATGTCCGCACTCATCATCATCTCCCACGTAAAAGAAGGCCTAGACCTCGCCATCAAACACAAACTCCAACCAGAAATCCTCGACGCCATCCAACAACACCACGGCGACTCCATCGTCTATTACTTCTATCGCCGCGCCCTACAACAAGCCGAAGACGCACGCCTTGGCTCGCTAATCATGGACATGCCAGATGAACCCACCGACGAGATCTCACAAGAACCTTTCCGATACCCAGGTCCACGCCCACAAACCAAAGAAATCGCCATCGTCTCGCTGGCTGACGCCATCGAGGGAGCTTCCCGATCCCTACAAAAACCCACTCCTCAACGGATCGAAGACCTCGTCCAAGATATCATTCGCCAAAAAATCAACCAACAACAACTCACAGACTGCCACCTCACCTTCAACGAACTAGAAATCATCAAGGACTCCTTCACCACCACCCTAAAATCCATCCTCCACTCCCGCATCGCATACCCAAAGCATGAAAAAAACAATCCCTCACCTCCACATCCACCGTCATCCCCAAAGTCCACGACTCCCGCTTCGACCTCTTCGTAA
- the ybeY gene encoding rRNA maturation RNase YbeY: MKKTIPHLHIHRHPQSPRLPLRPLRNYWLRSLTLLPHTRTALPPTVSIHLVSLQTITALHKRFLNDPTPTDVITFHHGEIFICPAVAIENAPHYNTSPIEEIALYGLHGLLHLCGFTDTTPSKRRIMHRIQNSIHNQIRELL; encoded by the coding sequence ATGAAAAAAACAATCCCTCACCTCCACATCCACCGTCATCCCCAAAGTCCACGACTCCCGCTTCGACCTCTTCGTAATTACTGGCTACGCTCTCTCACCCTCCTTCCTCACACCCGCACAGCCCTCCCCCCCACTGTCTCCATCCACCTCGTCTCTCTGCAGACAATAACCGCCCTTCACAAACGCTTCCTAAACGACCCCACCCCCACCGACGTCATCACCTTCCACCACGGCGAAATCTTCATCTGTCCTGCTGTCGCCATAGAAAATGCTCCACACTACAACACCTCTCCCATCGAAGAGATCGCATTATACGGCCTTCACGGCCTTCTACACCTATGCGGCTTCACCGATACCACCCCCAGCAAACGCCGCATCATGCACCGCATCCAAAATTCCATCCACAACCAAATCCGTGAGCTCCTATAA